In the genome of Criblamydia sequanensis CRIB-18, one region contains:
- a CDS encoding acetate/propionate family kinase → MNGLLILNAGSSTLKAALFSVEGHKLSPIFRAKLQFNTKKASAIVNGRSFFFKSDNKKEQIKQFLLKLKEEVCHLDISLIGIGQRVVHGGLKFTKTIKISNAVIREVEALKKIAPLHNTPFLEEYEISKRVFKKIDQFACFDTSFHQTIPKSLKTYPIPLAWRKKGIERFGFHGISHKWCFEKAMELLKLNPKSIKAITCHIGSGVSFTAIKDGKSIFNTMGFTPLEGAMMGTRCGSIDPGILLYLLQSKSVSLKELDEGLNKNSGLLALYGHNDMEKLLQDMKKDHPRAAFAFDCFTLSALKEIGALASLLNGIDLICFTGGIGENVPLLREKIGMNLAYLDLQIDKKLNQQSQNRSIHKKNSPCKATVIYADEESAMAHEIILFFNYV, encoded by the coding sequence ATGAACGGTCTTTTAATATTAAATGCCGGCTCAAGCACGCTGAAAGCGGCTCTTTTTAGTGTAGAGGGACATAAACTCTCTCCAATTTTTAGAGCGAAGCTTCAATTTAATACAAAAAAAGCTTCTGCCATTGTGAATGGCAGAAGCTTTTTTTTTAAATCGGATAATAAGAAAGAGCAAATAAAGCAGTTTCTTTTAAAGCTAAAAGAAGAAGTCTGTCATTTGGATATTTCTTTGATAGGAATTGGCCAAAGAGTGGTTCATGGCGGGCTTAAGTTTACAAAGACTATAAAAATTTCAAACGCTGTAATCAGAGAAGTTGAAGCCCTTAAAAAGATTGCCCCGCTTCATAACACCCCCTTCTTGGAAGAATATGAAATTTCAAAACGCGTTTTTAAAAAAATCGATCAGTTTGCTTGCTTTGATACCTCTTTTCATCAAACCATTCCGAAATCCTTAAAGACCTATCCCATTCCCTTAGCTTGGAGAAAAAAGGGGATTGAACGTTTTGGATTTCATGGAATTAGCCATAAGTGGTGTTTTGAAAAAGCTATGGAGCTTCTCAAATTAAATCCAAAATCTATTAAAGCGATCACGTGCCACATAGGGTCCGGCGTTTCTTTTACAGCCATTAAAGATGGCAAATCCATTTTTAATACTATGGGATTTACCCCCCTTGAAGGCGCTATGATGGGCACAAGATGCGGCTCTATCGATCCAGGAATTCTTCTTTATCTTCTTCAATCTAAAAGCGTTTCATTAAAAGAATTGGACGAAGGCCTAAATAAAAATTCCGGTCTTCTTGCTCTTTATGGGCATAACGATATGGAAAAATTACTTCAGGATATGAAAAAAGATCATCCTAGGGCTGCCTTCGCATTTGATTGTTTTACCCTAAGCGCCCTTAAAGAGATAGGGGCATTGGCAAGTTTATTGAATGGGATAGATCTCATTTGCTTTACAGGAGGTATTGGTGAAAACGTACCTCTTTTAAGGGAAAAAATTGGGATGAATCTTGCCTATCTAGATTTACAAATCGATAAAAAATTAAATCAGCAAAGTCAAAATCGTTCTATCCATAAAAAAAATTCCCCATGCAAAGCCACTGTCATCTATGCAGATGAAGAGTCCGCTATGGCTCATGAAATAATTCTTTTTTTTAATTATGTCTGA
- a CDS encoding efflux RND transporter periplasmic adaptor subunit, with amino-acid sequence MTILKKPSFYLSAIGILISFIFIYVTSFTPDPLILTKKPAPNPYPDSIAASGIIEATDRNISLRSPDPGLVIALYVKVSDVVKKGDLLFKLDDRDLLAKLGVQKANILVAKANIAKLKDQLERLESVEDIRAVSVEETKTKRSEVMVAEAELKAAQASLLETKRLIDRKYIRAPKDGVILQSNIREGEYVSVAEGDPPILLGDVERLQVRADIDEQNASYFSPDEPAYAFPKNNSQLKIPLTFERVEPYIIPKRSLTGRSDERVDTRVLQVIYSFDIPKDFQVYPGQQVDVFIKANRLNIQEESEEKNHEA; translated from the coding sequence ATGACAATCTTAAAGAAACCCTCATTTTATTTGAGCGCAATAGGCATTTTAATCTCGTTTATCTTTATTTACGTCACCTCATTTACACCAGATCCTTTAATTCTCACCAAAAAACCGGCTCCAAACCCCTATCCCGATTCGATTGCGGCAAGCGGCATTATCGAGGCGACCGATCGCAATATCTCATTAAGAAGCCCGGACCCAGGCCTTGTTATTGCCCTTTATGTAAAGGTTTCTGATGTCGTTAAAAAAGGAGATCTTCTTTTTAAGTTAGATGATCGCGACCTTCTCGCTAAATTAGGTGTTCAAAAAGCAAACATATTAGTTGCAAAAGCAAACATAGCCAAATTAAAGGATCAGCTTGAAAGGCTTGAGTCTGTTGAAGATATAAGGGCTGTTAGCGTTGAGGAAACTAAAACCAAAAGAAGTGAAGTGATGGTTGCTGAAGCTGAGCTAAAAGCAGCTCAAGCTTCTCTTTTAGAAACAAAGCGGCTTATCGATCGAAAATACATACGAGCCCCAAAAGATGGTGTTATCTTGCAAAGCAATATCCGGGAAGGGGAATATGTCTCGGTTGCAGAAGGAGACCCTCCCATCCTTCTTGGCGATGTCGAAAGGCTTCAGGTAAGAGCGGATATCGATGAGCAAAATGCGTCATATTTTAGCCCCGATGAGCCGGCTTACGCGTTTCCAAAAAATAATAGCCAATTAAAAATACCTCTTACATTTGAAAGAGTTGAACCCTACATCATCCCGAAGAGGTCTTTGACAGGGAGAAGTGATGAAAGAGTAGACACTCGTGTTCTTCAAGTGATTTATTCCTTTGATATCCCGAAGGACTTTCAAGTCTACCCGGGCCAGCAGGTGGATGTTTTTATCAAAGCTAATAGGTTAAATATACAAGAAGAGAGCGAGGAGAAAAATCATGAGGCGTAA
- a CDS encoding F-box-like domain-containing protein codes for MNSQINDFPDELLINIFSHLNPNELANAGLASKKWHNLSCDDFLWKELFRDIPVDYDDNGFRNALFQMKKITDYQQVIEDFEAFSDAVEENQKADYECLFLKNPGCFLNIKFGVVRNPNDKTSIKRQVLFIKELPFNGSMIYGMGREKRIQARLPSSLSEKMINKSGDQEIIRVMSALYGQVARTDYALDIGRRTLSQIQTIQTAISTGVVVAFIFGLAYYNIAF; via the coding sequence ATGAATTCACAAATAAACGATTTTCCTGATGAATTATTAATAAATATTTTTTCTCACTTAAATCCTAATGAACTTGCTAACGCCGGCTTAGCTTCAAAAAAATGGCACAATTTATCTTGCGATGATTTTCTTTGGAAAGAACTCTTTAGAGACATTCCTGTAGATTATGACGATAACGGGTTTAGAAACGCTCTTTTTCAAATGAAAAAGATAACTGATTATCAACAGGTTATAGAAGATTTTGAAGCCTTTTCTGACGCTGTCGAAGAAAATCAGAAAGCTGATTATGAGTGCTTATTTTTAAAAAATCCCGGTTGTTTTTTAAATATCAAGTTCGGCGTCGTTAGAAACCCTAACGATAAGACAAGCATCAAAAGGCAAGTCCTATTTATTAAAGAGTTACCGTTTAACGGCTCGATGATTTATGGAATGGGCAGGGAAAAAAGGATTCAAGCAAGGCTACCCTCTTCTCTCTCTGAAAAAATGATTAATAAATCAGGGGATCAAGAGATTATTCGTGTTATGAGTGCTTTATATGGACAAGTCGCTAGAACAGACTATGCCCTGGATATCGGGAGAAGGACACTATCTCAAATCCAAACTATTCAAACAGCGATCTCAACTGGAGTTGTCGTGGCTTTTATTTTTGGTTTGGCATACTACAATATTGCTTTCTAA
- a CDS encoding ABC transporter permease, with protein sequence MYTIALKMLFGDRLKYLMLVSAIAFSSLLMAQQSSVFSGLMLWTTATLQNTNVPIWVMDTNVEQVNEVRPLVDTDLSRVRSVPGVSWAVPFYFSIQQARLYDGRFKSIQLFGVDSTTLIGVPRDMVAGNLDDLRQADAVIIDEVGVYKLSGGRKPLAVGDSFEINDHQATVVGICVAARSFSGNPYVYTTYERALEIVPPTRSNLSFILVQPREGVDQEALARKITETTRLKALTNNQFFWSTIWWYVNNTGIPISFGTTIFLGFIVGFAVSGQTFYTFILENLSNLGALKAIGASNSLLYRMLILQALVAGFIGYGIGLGLASLFGFSTLKTGQPPYYMPYQVPLFSFIVVLLICFFSAFIAIRKISKMDAAEVFRA encoded by the coding sequence ATGTACACTATCGCTTTGAAAATGCTTTTTGGTGATCGGCTGAAATATTTAATGCTTGTCAGCGCCATCGCTTTTTCTTCTCTCTTAATGGCGCAGCAAAGTTCAGTTTTTTCAGGTTTAATGCTATGGACAACCGCGACCTTGCAAAATACCAATGTCCCTATATGGGTGATGGATACAAATGTTGAGCAAGTCAATGAAGTAAGGCCGCTTGTTGACACAGATTTATCAAGAGTTAGATCTGTACCGGGTGTTTCTTGGGCAGTTCCCTTTTATTTTTCAATTCAGCAAGCAAGGCTCTATGATGGGCGTTTTAAATCGATTCAACTCTTTGGGGTGGATAGCACAACTTTAATTGGCGTTCCAAGAGACATGGTGGCCGGCAATCTCGATGATTTAAGACAAGCCGACGCTGTCATCATTGATGAAGTCGGGGTTTATAAATTAAGCGGGGGAAGAAAACCGCTAGCCGTCGGAGATTCTTTTGAAATTAATGATCATCAGGCCACAGTTGTAGGTATTTGTGTTGCAGCAAGATCTTTTTCCGGAAACCCTTACGTATATACAACTTATGAGAGAGCGCTTGAAATAGTGCCTCCGACAAGAAGCAATCTTTCATTTATTTTAGTTCAGCCAAGGGAAGGGGTGGATCAAGAGGCACTAGCAAGAAAAATTACCGAAACCACAAGACTTAAAGCTTTAACCAATAATCAATTTTTTTGGAGCACTATCTGGTGGTATGTGAATAATACAGGGATCCCTATATCCTTCGGAACTACCATTTTCCTTGGATTTATTGTAGGTTTTGCCGTTTCAGGACAAACTTTTTATACCTTTATTTTGGAAAATTTAAGTAATTTAGGCGCTTTGAAAGCTATAGGGGCGAGTAATAGTCTTCTCTATCGTATGCTCATTTTACAAGCTCTAGTAGCCGGTTTTATAGGCTATGGAATAGGGCTTGGGCTTGCTTCTCTTTTTGGTTTTTCAACTTTGAAAACCGGACAGCCGCCCTATTATATGCCTTACCAGGTGCCTCTTTTTTCCTTTATTGTTGTTTTGCTAATCTGTTTTTTCTCAGCTTTCATAGCCATTAGAAAAATTAGTAAAATGGATGCAGCAGAGGTTTTCCGTGCCTAA
- a CDS encoding efflux transporter outer membrane subunit, translated as MRRKLSSQNSKITFLLFLFLFSCSVNKHYHPPVVEVPNYWKWEEPQDNDLPDENWWLIFHDEDLNYLIDLALIQNPTLDEALFRIGEARALAGIQYANYYPQISFEPNFFRQGSRSNTDFGFNLNIPNPQQPAAQDIPERLLISQYQVPFNLIYEIDLWGKYRSGYFAAVARLQAASEAYKVAILMLTEEIAETYFDLLTLDAEEKVLLEAIEVRQKQLDIVTARFKAGIVSFDDQAKAETELMIAKADVETVKRDKAARENAIAVLVGELPSTFCFNREVLERHPPLASTVLPCQVLLRRPDLQEAERNIRAFHDEIGVAYAELFPSLTVNGQLGFASADRGNLFDWESRLWSYGAAIFQSVFDAGRRQSNIQAAKARYGAVFSAYRNQVLVAFQEVEDALATLKFLRERQFYLEKAVASATTSRNLAQERYLKGIVNYLEVVDAERTLLDVARQLKRAQGDRFIATVRLIRALGG; from the coding sequence ATGAGGCGTAAACTTTCTTCTCAAAATTCCAAAATAACTTTTCTTCTATTCCTTTTCCTTTTTTCATGCAGTGTTAATAAACATTACCATCCTCCGGTAGTTGAGGTTCCCAATTATTGGAAATGGGAAGAGCCTCAAGACAATGATCTTCCGGACGAAAATTGGTGGCTTATTTTTCATGATGAAGACCTTAACTATTTAATTGACCTTGCCCTCATTCAAAATCCGACTTTAGACGAGGCGTTATTTAGAATAGGAGAAGCAAGGGCTCTTGCGGGGATTCAATACGCCAATTATTACCCTCAAATTTCCTTTGAGCCTAATTTTTTTAGACAAGGCTCTAGATCCAATACCGATTTTGGTTTTAACTTAAACATCCCAAACCCCCAGCAGCCGGCAGCGCAAGATATTCCTGAGCGTCTCCTTATTTCTCAGTATCAGGTTCCCTTTAACCTTATTTATGAAATAGACCTTTGGGGTAAGTATAGATCCGGATATTTTGCGGCTGTCGCAAGGCTGCAAGCTGCTTCAGAGGCTTATAAAGTGGCTATTTTGATGCTGACTGAGGAAATTGCGGAAACTTATTTTGATTTATTAACCCTTGATGCCGAAGAGAAAGTCCTTTTAGAGGCGATTGAAGTCAGGCAAAAACAATTAGATATTGTAACGGCAAGGTTTAAAGCCGGCATCGTAAGTTTTGATGATCAAGCTAAGGCTGAAACTGAGCTTATGATTGCTAAAGCTGATGTTGAAACGGTAAAAAGAGATAAGGCCGCAAGAGAAAATGCCATAGCGGTTTTAGTCGGCGAGCTTCCTTCAACTTTTTGTTTTAATCGAGAAGTGCTTGAGAGACATCCTCCTCTTGCATCGACTGTTTTGCCATGCCAAGTTCTTTTAAGAAGGCCGGATCTGCAAGAAGCGGAGCGTAATATTCGTGCTTTCCATGATGAAATCGGGGTGGCTTACGCAGAACTTTTTCCTTCCCTTACAGTCAATGGACAACTAGGTTTTGCAAGCGCGGATAGAGGTAATTTATTTGATTGGGAGTCGAGGCTTTGGTCTTATGGCGCGGCTATCTTTCAAAGCGTCTTTGATGCCGGAAGAAGACAATCGAACATTCAAGCTGCCAAAGCCCGCTATGGGGCTGTCTTTTCAGCTTATAGGAATCAAGTCTTAGTAGCTTTTCAGGAAGTGGAAGATGCACTAGCCACGCTTAAATTTTTACGCGAAAGACAATTTTACCTTGAAAAAGCGGTGGCTTCTGCCACCACAAGTCGAAATCTAGCTCAAGAAAGGTATTTGAAAGGGATTGTCAATTATTTGGAAGTGGTCGATGCCGAGAGAACTCTTTTAGATGTCGCAAGACAGCTTAAAAGAGCTCAAGGTGATCGATTTATAGCCACCGTCAGGCTCATAAGAGCCCTTGGGGGGTAG
- a CDS encoding ABC transporter ATP-binding protein, which translates to MKPSIIARHVSKTYGAGASQIQALKDIYMTAFENELLMIVGPSGCGKTTLLSVIAGTLRFEEGEVVVLNQSLNGLTDDELTCFRRENIGFIFQQYHLIKTLTALENVIIPLLLNQISWSNGEFDVLDVLEKVGLGGRESSLPSQLSGGQQQRLAIARAIVHKPKLVICDEPTSALDAATGIAVLEILKKISKMPGRTVIVVTHDSRIFKFADRIYQMDDGRIINCVTNHEDLIES; encoded by the coding sequence ATGAAACCATCCATTATCGCAAGGCATGTCTCCAAAACTTATGGGGCTGGCGCTTCACAAATTCAAGCTCTAAAAGATATTTATATGACGGCCTTTGAAAATGAGCTTCTAATGATAGTTGGTCCTTCAGGCTGTGGAAAAACTACCTTATTAAGTGTCATAGCCGGCACGCTTCGATTTGAAGAGGGTGAAGTTGTAGTTCTTAATCAATCACTTAACGGGTTAACAGATGATGAACTCACTTGTTTTCGCCGTGAAAATATAGGCTTTATTTTTCAGCAATACCATTTGATCAAAACGCTGACCGCTTTAGAAAATGTAATAATTCCTTTACTTTTGAATCAAATCAGTTGGAGTAATGGAGAATTTGATGTATTAGATGTCTTGGAAAAGGTGGGCTTAGGCGGTAGAGAATCGAGTTTGCCAAGCCAGCTGTCAGGCGGTCAGCAGCAGCGTCTTGCGATAGCAAGAGCGATCGTTCATAAGCCAAAACTTGTCATATGCGATGAACCAACCTCAGCCCTTGATGCGGCCACAGGAATCGCTGTTTTAGAAATTTTAAAAAAAATTTCTAAGATGCCCGGGCGAACGGTGATTGTTGTCACTCATGATAGCCGTATATTTAAATTTGCCGATCGTATTTACCAAATGGACGATGGACGCATTATTAATTGTGTGACTAACCACGAAGATTTAATAGAATCATGA
- a CDS encoding F-box protein gives MNVSINTFPEELLINIFSYLEPKELANTALVSKKWNTLSCDNSLWKIVSERIPLELEYGEKGIKHALSKIRQITNYHELMEDFKTFSESIEENQTAFYECLFVKNSPCYFNIEFGVIKDPTKATEVVRQVLFVKKQEYNGSIVYGERSEYFRGRIPSALTYKELKNSIDNEIYELMSFLNKQIESKQESLYIGKDKMSKIKTIERLISIGSVAAIILGIAIYNFDFY, from the coding sequence ATGAATGTAAGTATAAATACTTTTCCGGAAGAGTTGCTAATAAATATTTTTTCATACCTAGAGCCGAAAGAACTTGCAAATACCGCTTTAGTTTCAAAAAAATGGAATACCCTATCTTGCGACAATAGCCTTTGGAAAATAGTTAGCGAAAGAATTCCGCTTGAACTTGAATATGGTGAAAAAGGAATTAAGCACGCTCTTAGTAAAATAAGACAAATAACCAATTATCATGAGCTGATGGAAGATTTTAAAACTTTTTCAGAGAGTATTGAAGAAAATCAGACCGCTTTCTATGAGTGCTTGTTTGTCAAAAACTCACCTTGTTACTTCAATATCGAATTTGGAGTGATAAAAGACCCGACAAAAGCAACAGAGGTCGTACGTCAAGTTCTATTTGTTAAAAAGCAAGAGTACAACGGATCAATAGTCTATGGAGAAAGGTCCGAGTATTTTAGGGGAAGGATTCCCTCTGCACTCACTTACAAAGAACTCAAGAATTCAATAGATAATGAAATTTATGAACTGATGTCATTCTTGAATAAGCAAATTGAAAGCAAACAAGAGAGTCTTTACATCGGAAAAGACAAAATGTCTAAAATCAAAACTATAGAGAGATTGATCTCAATTGGGTCTGTCGCAGCTATTATTTTGGGTATAGCTATCTATAACTTCGACTTCTATTAG